In Phaeobacter gallaeciensis DSM 26640, a genomic segment contains:
- a CDS encoding methyl-accepting chemotaxis protein → MRVMAKAPKLSLKLKLPLIMVALTATFLVTVSFLVYSMAEKSIRDFVYASKETTARSGEQALTFMMEAARRDLSINASQPTVFRAINNFDRVYKMIEEEPTGFLRRHYIEENPNAANERHLLSDPGDGSYYSQSHATYHPTFLQSLQVNGYEDLYLLNASGQLLYSVKKREDFIQQFGSGENADSGLGQVFNAALNAEAGQVVTADFAAYAPGGGAAGAFMGVPVFNKKKEVIGVMAVQISSASVVTALTSNMKVDGHQNIFLVGRDGIARSPSVIEGQFATGDKLPESAEIKSATAGEAGMFEGSTSVSGEQVITLVRPLNIKGFDWALVLQTDEHEAFAEVTEIRLVAMLMIGVSVLIAIAVSFVAARHVTRPILALREATNALAEEDYASEINGRDRGDELGDLARSLDTFRDKLLIADEAAEREEEAAKQTAAVVEEMSGALAELQRGNLACDIGQPFVEHYETLRENFNRSLINLRDSLAEVVDAAHNVDKFSEEQRASAEEMAHRTESQAGTLEETASALQDLTNSIRETADRAGQVDETMRGTRNEAEHSNHIVTSAVQAMDQIQEASQQISQIINMIDDIAFQTNLLALNAGVEAARAGEAGAGFAVVASEVRALAMRASKAAGEIKGLTTASEEHVANGVAMVGRAGDALSGIIDKVTNVSDLITEIAEGVQKQSKGLENINNAVGRLDSTTQQNAAMSEEASAASQLLQNEAQALTGVVSRFQLGNGSGHDSADDWAVADDAGNRGHSYG, encoded by the coding sequence ATGCGCGTCATGGCCAAGGCCCCGAAACTTTCGCTCAAGCTGAAACTGCCCCTAATCATGGTGGCCCTGACAGCAACGTTTCTGGTGACAGTCTCATTCCTTGTTTACTCGATGGCGGAAAAGAGCATTCGCGACTTTGTCTACGCCTCGAAGGAGACAACGGCTCGCTCCGGTGAGCAGGCGCTGACGTTCATGATGGAGGCCGCGCGCCGTGATCTGTCGATCAATGCCTCTCAGCCGACGGTGTTCCGCGCCATCAACAACTTTGACCGTGTTTATAAGATGATCGAGGAGGAGCCGACCGGCTTCTTGCGGCGTCACTACATAGAAGAAAACCCCAATGCCGCGAATGAACGTCATTTGCTGAGCGATCCTGGTGACGGGTCATATTACAGCCAGTCGCACGCCACCTACCACCCGACGTTTCTGCAGTCTTTGCAGGTCAACGGCTATGAGGATCTCTATCTTCTGAATGCCTCTGGCCAATTGCTCTATTCGGTCAAGAAGCGCGAGGATTTCATTCAGCAATTCGGCTCCGGGGAGAATGCGGATAGCGGCCTGGGGCAGGTCTTCAATGCCGCGCTCAATGCTGAGGCCGGTCAGGTGGTAACCGCCGATTTTGCCGCCTACGCTCCGGGTGGCGGTGCGGCTGGTGCTTTCATGGGTGTGCCGGTTTTCAACAAGAAAAAAGAAGTCATCGGCGTGATGGCTGTGCAAATCTCTAGTGCGTCAGTTGTGACAGCACTGACATCCAACATGAAGGTCGATGGGCATCAGAACATCTTTCTGGTAGGCCGAGATGGTATTGCGCGCAGCCCCTCCGTCATTGAAGGCCAGTTCGCCACGGGGGATAAATTACCCGAAAGCGCAGAAATCAAATCAGCCACCGCAGGTGAGGCCGGGATGTTTGAAGGCTCCACTTCGGTATCAGGAGAACAGGTGATCACCCTTGTCAGGCCTTTGAATATCAAGGGGTTCGACTGGGCTTTGGTACTACAGACTGACGAGCATGAAGCTTTTGCTGAGGTGACAGAAATCCGGCTTGTTGCAATGCTGATGATCGGTGTTTCAGTTCTGATTGCGATTGCGGTGTCTTTTGTGGCCGCGCGTCATGTCACCCGCCCTATTCTGGCCCTGCGCGAGGCGACCAATGCGCTGGCCGAAGAAGACTATGCGAGTGAAATCAACGGACGTGATCGCGGCGACGAATTGGGAGATCTGGCCCGCAGCCTAGATACTTTCCGTGACAAATTGCTGATCGCCGATGAGGCTGCAGAACGCGAAGAAGAGGCGGCCAAGCAGACCGCCGCAGTGGTAGAAGAAATGAGTGGGGCCCTCGCTGAACTGCAACGAGGCAATTTGGCCTGTGATATCGGGCAGCCTTTTGTTGAGCACTACGAAACTCTGAGGGAGAATTTCAATCGCAGCCTTATCAACCTGCGTGACTCGCTCGCGGAGGTGGTCGATGCCGCCCATAACGTCGATAAGTTCTCGGAAGAGCAGCGCGCCTCTGCGGAGGAAATGGCGCATCGGACGGAATCTCAGGCCGGGACATTGGAGGAGACGGCCTCAGCACTTCAGGATCTGACCAATAGTATTCGCGAGACGGCTGACCGGGCCGGGCAGGTGGATGAAACCATGCGCGGTACCCGCAATGAGGCCGAGCACAGCAATCATATCGTTACCTCGGCGGTGCAGGCGATGGATCAAATTCAAGAGGCCTCTCAACAGATTTCGCAGATCATCAATATGATCGACGATATCGCGTTTCAGACCAACCTGTTGGCCCTGAACGCAGGTGTGGAGGCAGCCCGTGCGGGTGAGGCCGGTGCCGGTTTCGCAGTTGTCGCCTCAGAGGTGCGCGCGCTTGCGATGCGGGCCTCCAAAGCGGCGGGTGAGATCAAGGGACTGACCACGGCCAGCGAGGAGCATGTCGCAAACGGTGTTGCCATGGTTGGTCGCGCAGGTGATGCGCTGAGCGGGATCATCGACAAGGTCACAAATGTCTCCGACCTTATCACCGAAATCGCAGAGGGCGTGCAGAAGCAATCCAAGGGTTTGGAAAATATCAACAATGCCGTCGGGCGCCTGGACAGTACCACCCAGCAGAATGCGGCGATGTCCGAAGAAGCCTCCGCAGCCAGCCAGCTGCTCCAGAACGAGGCGCAGGCGCTTACCGGCGTGGTGTCGCGGTTCCAGCTTGGAAATGGCTCCGGGCATGACAGTGCCGATGACTGGGCAGTAGCTGATGATGCCGGAAACAGGGGCCACTCTTATGGCTGA
- a CDS encoding NAD(P)/FAD-dependent oxidoreductase, producing the protein MTKTIVVIGAGVVGVSTALRLQSELAPTGGQVILLDRKGVAEETSAGNAGAFAFTDLEPLATPGIMKKAPAWLLDPLGPLSVPPSYALQLTPWLIRFWRASWRDRYQKVVSAQASLMQLAQAATERQISDTKGEAMMQRDGALQLYESEAEFVASQRGWQLRRDHGIRFSLLHSPAEIAEIQPGLSPRFTHAGFTPDWMNTCDPKAWVEHLFQIFMARGGQLRRAEVRDLEAGGEKLRLLTDGEDVRVDTVVVAAGAWSHQLTRRLGDPLPLETERGYNTTLPAGCFDLRTHITFCRHGFVVSRIRGGVRVGGAVELGGLKRPANFKRADTLLAKAARFMPELDTADGTRWMGFRPSLPDSLPVIGSARRDARVVYAFGHGHVGLTQSAATAELVADLALGRDPAIDLAPFAPDRF; encoded by the coding sequence ATGACAAAAACGATTGTGGTTATCGGGGCAGGTGTTGTTGGCGTCAGCACGGCGCTGCGCCTGCAGAGCGAACTGGCGCCAACGGGCGGGCAGGTCATCCTGCTGGATCGCAAGGGCGTCGCCGAAGAAACATCTGCAGGCAACGCCGGGGCCTTTGCATTCACTGACCTCGAACCACTGGCCACACCGGGGATCATGAAAAAGGCACCGGCCTGGCTGCTGGACCCGCTTGGCCCGCTGTCGGTCCCGCCTTCTTACGCTCTGCAATTGACACCTTGGCTGATCCGCTTCTGGCGCGCCAGCTGGCGGGACCGGTATCAGAAGGTGGTCAGCGCCCAAGCATCCCTGATGCAGCTGGCGCAGGCGGCGACCGAACGCCAGATCTCCGACACCAAAGGCGAGGCAATGATGCAGCGCGACGGTGCTCTGCAACTCTACGAGTCCGAAGCTGAGTTCGTCGCCAGCCAGCGCGGCTGGCAATTGCGTCGGGATCACGGCATCCGGTTCTCGCTGTTACATAGCCCCGCCGAAATTGCCGAAATTCAGCCGGGGCTCAGCCCCCGGTTCACGCATGCAGGCTTCACCCCTGACTGGATGAATACCTGCGATCCAAAAGCCTGGGTCGAACACCTCTTTCAGATCTTCATGGCGCGGGGTGGCCAACTGCGCCGGGCAGAGGTGCGTGATCTTGAAGCCGGGGGTGAGAAACTGCGTCTTCTGACAGACGGGGAGGACGTCCGGGTTGACACTGTGGTCGTGGCCGCAGGGGCGTGGTCGCATCAACTGACCCGCCGTCTGGGCGACCCGCTGCCGCTGGAGACGGAGCGCGGCTACAACACCACCTTGCCCGCAGGCTGCTTCGATCTGCGCACGCATATCACTTTTTGCCGTCATGGCTTTGTGGTGAGCCGTATCCGTGGCGGTGTTCGGGTCGGAGGCGCGGTTGAACTCGGAGGGTTGAAACGGCCTGCAAACTTCAAACGCGCCGATACGCTGCTGGCGAAGGCCGCGCGGTTCATGCCAGAGCTGGACACCGCAGATGGCACCCGCTGGATGGGGTTTCGTCCATCTCTGCCTGACAGCCTGCCGGTGATTGGCAGCGCCAGGCGTGATGCGCGGGTGGTCTATGCCTTTGGTCATGGGCATGTCGGGCTAACCCAATCGGCCGCCACGGCGGAGCTGGTCGCAGATCTGGCGCTAGGACGCGATCCGGCAATTGATCTGGCACCGTTCGCGCCAGACCGTTTCTGA
- a CDS encoding aldehyde dehydrogenase family protein has product MEYKNLIAGDWSETAAAAANINPSDTQDVLGYAANSPAEDMEHAISAARAAAPGWAASTPQQRFDVLDAIGTEILARKAELGKLLSREEGKTLPEGIGEAARAGQIFKFFAGETLRQAGEILGSVRPGVGVEVTRSPMGVVGLITPWNFPIAIPAWKIAPALAYGNAVVLKPAELTPGCAHALAEIISRSGLPEGVFNIVFGTGSTVGQALVQSRHVDAISFTGSVETGSAIAAACGAQRKKLQLEMGGKNPMVVLDDADLETAVEASLNGAFFSTGQRCTASSRLIVTEGIHDRFVAALGERMTGLRVGNALDDNTQIGPVVDERQLEKDLYYLDVAASEGGRVLGGQTLQRSTKGFYLAPALVTETSNDMRINQEEVFGPLASVIRVADYDEALVVANDTPFGLSAGICTGSLKYATHFKAHVEAGMAMVNLPTAGVDYHVPFGGTKGSSFGAREQGSHAKEFYTKVKTAYTLA; this is encoded by the coding sequence ATGGAATATAAAAACCTAATCGCAGGCGACTGGTCAGAGACCGCCGCCGCCGCCGCCAATATCAACCCCTCCGATACGCAGGACGTCTTGGGATATGCTGCCAATAGTCCCGCGGAGGACATGGAGCATGCGATTAGCGCTGCCCGCGCCGCAGCTCCCGGATGGGCGGCCAGCACGCCACAGCAGCGATTTGATGTGCTGGACGCCATCGGCACCGAAATTCTGGCCCGCAAGGCTGAACTGGGAAAGCTGCTCTCTCGCGAGGAGGGCAAGACCTTGCCTGAAGGGATTGGCGAGGCCGCGCGCGCCGGGCAAATCTTCAAGTTCTTTGCAGGTGAAACCCTGCGCCAGGCGGGCGAAATCCTTGGCTCGGTGCGGCCCGGTGTCGGCGTCGAGGTGACGCGCTCTCCGATGGGGGTTGTCGGCTTGATCACGCCTTGGAATTTTCCCATCGCCATCCCCGCCTGGAAGATCGCGCCGGCGCTGGCCTATGGCAATGCGGTTGTTCTGAAACCGGCTGAGTTGACGCCGGGGTGCGCGCATGCCCTGGCAGAGATCATCAGTCGCTCGGGTTTGCCGGAGGGTGTATTCAACATTGTGTTCGGCACAGGCAGTACGGTTGGTCAGGCACTGGTGCAAAGCCGCCATGTGGACGCCATCTCCTTTACCGGTTCGGTTGAGACCGGCAGCGCCATCGCGGCGGCCTGCGGGGCGCAGCGCAAAAAGCTGCAGCTGGAAATGGGTGGCAAGAATCCAATGGTGGTATTGGATGACGCGGATCTTGAGACGGCGGTGGAGGCCAGCCTCAACGGTGCGTTTTTCTCCACAGGCCAGCGCTGTACCGCATCCTCGCGGCTGATCGTGACCGAGGGGATACACGACCGTTTTGTTGCAGCACTTGGAGAGCGGATGACGGGCCTGCGGGTCGGCAACGCTCTGGACGACAACACTCAGATCGGGCCGGTTGTGGATGAGCGGCAGTTGGAGAAGGATCTCTATTATCTCGACGTGGCCGCCAGCGAGGGCGGGCGAGTGCTTGGGGGACAGACGCTGCAGCGCAGTACCAAGGGGTTCTATCTGGCGCCCGCGCTTGTCACCGAAACGTCAAATGACATGCGGATCAATCAAGAGGAAGTCTTTGGTCCGCTCGCCTCTGTGATCCGCGTGGCGGATTATGATGAGGCTCTGGTGGTGGCCAATGACACGCCTTTTGGCCTCAGCGCGGGGATTTGCACAGGATCTTTGAAATATGCCACGCATTTCAAGGCACATGTCGAGGCTGGCATGGCGATGGTGAACCTGCCCACTGCGGGCGTTGACTATCACGTGCCCTTCGGTGGCACCAAGGGGTCCAGCTTTGGTGCGCGCGAACAGGGCAGCCATGCGAAAGAGTTCTATACCAAGGTCAAAACCGCATATACCCTAGCGTAA
- a CDS encoding proline racemase family protein, with amino-acid sequence MRVIDSHTGGEPTRLILSGGPDLGDGSLAERTHRLFRDHRAFCSAVLSEPRGHDAMVGALLVPPSDPTAAAAVIYFNPIGPLGMCGHATIGTAVSLHHLGRLDLGRHHIETPVGTVGVHLQTANRAAVENVESDRYRADVVVEVPGQGRMSGDIAWGGNWFFLTSDVPAPLTLAHVDQLTTSAVALRQALAEQGITGRNGAVIDHIEFVGPPLTRVGHARNFVLCPGTAYDRSPCGTGSAAKLACLAADGDLAPGVTWIQESVISSTYALHYRPGPTGGVIATITGTAFVTGDTVLNFDPADPYRAGITSQEVY; translated from the coding sequence ATGCGCGTAATCGACAGTCATACCGGTGGCGAGCCGACCCGTCTGATCCTGTCTGGCGGGCCAGATCTGGGCGACGGATCACTGGCAGAACGGACGCATCGGCTGTTTAGGGATCACCGCGCTTTCTGCAGTGCGGTGCTGTCCGAGCCACGCGGTCACGACGCTATGGTGGGCGCCTTATTGGTGCCGCCAAGTGATCCTACAGCTGCGGCAGCGGTGATTTACTTCAATCCGATTGGACCATTGGGCATGTGCGGTCATGCCACCATCGGCACCGCCGTGAGTCTGCATCATCTGGGCCGTCTTGATCTGGGGCGACATCATATCGAAACGCCGGTCGGCACCGTTGGTGTGCATTTGCAGACAGCGAACAGGGCTGCTGTCGAAAATGTAGAGAGTGATCGGTATCGGGCTGATGTTGTGGTGGAGGTGCCAGGGCAGGGGCGGATGTCCGGCGATATCGCATGGGGTGGCAATTGGTTCTTTCTGACTTCTGATGTTCCGGCACCGCTAACCCTGGCCCATGTCGACCAGCTGACCACCAGTGCTGTGGCTCTGCGGCAGGCCCTGGCAGAGCAGGGGATCACTGGCCGCAACGGGGCGGTGATTGACCACATCGAATTTGTCGGACCACCCCTGACCCGCGTTGGTCATGCGCGCAACTTCGTTCTTTGCCCCGGAACGGCTTATGACCGGTCCCCCTGTGGCACCGGGTCTGCGGCGAAGCTGGCCTGTCTGGCTGCAGACGGGGATCTGGCGCCGGGTGTGACCTGGATCCAAGAGAGCGTAATCAGCAGCACCTACGCGCTGCACTATCGCCCAGGCCCGACAGGAGGTGTGATCGCAACGATTACCGGTACGGCCTTTGTGACCGGTGACACTGTTCTGAACTTTGACCCTGCCGACCCCTACCGGGCGGGGATCACCAGCCAAGAGGTATACTGA
- a CDS encoding dihydrodipicolinate synthase family protein, whose protein sequence is MINPVFSGCIPALMTPCTADRRPDFDALVKKGQELIAKGMSAVVYCGSMGDWPLISDAERMEGVARLVAAGVPTIVGTGAVNTVQAAAHAAHAAEVGAAGLMVIPRVLSRGSSVAAQRDHFAAVLSAAPTLPAVIYNSPYYGFATRADLFFDLRKDYPNLIGFKEFGGADDLRYAAENITSQDSSVTLMIGVDTTVFHGYVNCGAGGAITGIGNALPDEVLHLVALCQLAAKGNATARRQALELEAALAVLSSFDEGADLVLYYKHLMVLNGDSEYRLHFNESDRLSASQQAYVEAQYALFRSWYADWSQQPDIATLCA, encoded by the coding sequence ATGATAAACCCTGTGTTCTCCGGCTGCATTCCGGCCCTGATGACCCCCTGTACCGCTGATCGGCGCCCTGATTTTGATGCGCTGGTGAAAAAAGGGCAGGAACTGATCGCCAAAGGCATGTCCGCGGTCGTCTACTGTGGCTCCATGGGCGATTGGCCACTGATCAGCGATGCTGAGCGGATGGAAGGGGTCGCCCGCCTTGTTGCGGCTGGCGTTCCGACCATTGTCGGCACCGGCGCCGTCAACACGGTGCAAGCCGCAGCCCATGCTGCCCATGCTGCAGAGGTGGGGGCTGCCGGTCTCATGGTGATCCCGCGCGTCTTGTCACGAGGCAGCTCGGTGGCGGCACAACGCGACCACTTCGCCGCTGTGCTCTCTGCTGCACCAACGTTGCCGGCGGTGATCTACAACAGTCCCTATTATGGGTTTGCTACCCGGGCGGATCTGTTTTTCGATCTGCGCAAGGATTATCCAAATCTGATCGGGTTCAAGGAATTTGGGGGCGCTGACGATCTGCGCTATGCGGCCGAAAATATCACCTCTCAGGACAGCAGTGTCACCCTGATGATCGGTGTCGATACCACTGTATTCCACGGCTATGTCAACTGCGGGGCCGGGGGCGCGATCACGGGGATCGGGAATGCGCTGCCGGATGAGGTCCTGCACCTTGTCGCTCTTTGCCAACTCGCAGCGAAAGGGAACGCCACCGCCCGGCGTCAGGCTCTGGAGCTGGAAGCGGCGCTAGCGGTTCTCTCCTCCTTTGATGAGGGGGCGGATCTGGTCCTTTATTACAAGCATCTGATGGTGCTGAACGGGGATAGCGAATACCGCCTGCACTTCAACGAAAGCGACCGGTTGAGCGCCAGCCAACAGGCCTATGTCGAGGCCCAGTATGCGCTGTTTCGCAGCTGGTATGCGGATTGGAGCCAGCAGCCCGACATCGCCACCCTATGCGCGTAA
- a CDS encoding GntR family transcriptional regulator encodes MKLKSVDISKTASASTIVFDALRKAIIEGDLKEGEPLRQDEIAQMFNTSRIPVREAISRLEEQGLVKTQRYKGAVVSGLSAQEAQEIFDFRAVLESEVIRRAVPRMSPMAISTAKACLEAFSQSEDPMTWGDLNRDFHSTLYRESGLQYHMDVIDNAMDRVDSYLRAQLVLSNGNERANAEHLAIWDACVAGDADLAAALTRDHITGACKTLLDTLKDLG; translated from the coding sequence ATGAAGTTGAAATCCGTAGATATATCCAAGACCGCCTCCGCCTCGACGATCGTTTTTGACGCCCTGCGCAAGGCCATCATCGAAGGCGACCTGAAGGAAGGCGAACCGCTGCGGCAGGATGAAATAGCCCAGATGTTCAACACCAGCCGAATCCCCGTGCGCGAAGCAATTTCGCGTCTGGAGGAGCAAGGACTGGTAAAAACCCAACGCTACAAAGGCGCCGTGGTCTCTGGCCTGTCAGCTCAGGAAGCTCAGGAAATCTTCGATTTCCGGGCCGTGTTGGAATCTGAAGTTATCCGCCGCGCAGTACCGCGCATGTCCCCCATGGCTATTTCTACTGCGAAGGCCTGTCTGGAGGCGTTCTCGCAATCCGAAGATCCGATGACTTGGGGTGATTTGAACCGCGATTTTCACTCCACGCTCTATCGGGAGAGCGGGCTGCAGTATCATATGGATGTGATCGACAATGCGATGGATCGCGTCGACAGTTATCTGCGGGCGCAATTGGTACTGTCCAACGGCAACGAACGCGCCAATGCCGAGCACCTCGCGATTTGGGACGCCTGTGTTGCTGGAGATGCCGACCTTGCAGCGGCGCTCACACGCGACCACATAACTGGCGCCTGCAAAACCCTGCTGGACACTCTGAAGGACCTTGGTTGA
- a CDS encoding glycosyltransferase has product MNKYRYSVVLLTYNQQDYVKEAVEAVLAQESDPIEILLSDDCSQDDTFEVMRALVADYAGPHSVVLNKNPQNLGVNKHIERCFELSSGDVIIAASGDDISLPGRVARTIEVFERDDPLLSFSHGHVETLDGKPMPKSYAKATFYTRTDAMSAACSMQLFLGATCAWHKELFRKYGPIQFADCYEDLVLGFRAALEGRVAFIDEELIVYRVGMGQTSTARRIADAEAFRNKRLIEVGREIFLLRQRLADAQVFGLSDQDPIVKAMRRRLEERQLRRSYLEGGLRKLGVSAWRHPSWVLGFALSERRRLKKALKTA; this is encoded by the coding sequence ATGAACAAATACCGCTATTCAGTTGTGCTTCTTACCTACAATCAGCAGGATTATGTGAAAGAGGCGGTTGAGGCGGTTCTTGCGCAGGAGAGTGACCCGATCGAGATCCTTCTGTCGGACGATTGCTCGCAGGATGATACCTTCGAGGTGATGCGGGCTCTGGTTGCCGATTACGCGGGGCCACATTCCGTTGTGCTGAACAAAAATCCGCAGAATTTGGGCGTGAATAAACATATCGAACGGTGTTTTGAGCTTAGCTCCGGGGATGTAATCATTGCGGCCTCTGGTGACGATATCTCTTTGCCGGGTCGTGTGGCGCGCACCATTGAAGTCTTTGAGCGCGACGATCCGCTTCTGTCCTTCTCACATGGTCACGTTGAGACCTTGGACGGCAAACCGATGCCGAAATCCTATGCAAAAGCCACTTTCTATACCCGAACCGATGCCATGTCGGCCGCCTGTTCCATGCAGTTGTTCCTCGGTGCGACCTGCGCATGGCACAAAGAACTGTTCCGCAAGTATGGTCCCATTCAGTTTGCGGATTGCTACGAGGATCTTGTTCTTGGGTTCCGAGCGGCGCTTGAGGGCAGGGTGGCGTTCATCGACGAAGAGCTCATTGTATATCGCGTCGGTATGGGCCAGACCAGTACAGCACGTCGCATTGCCGATGCAGAAGCCTTTCGAAACAAGCGTCTGATTGAAGTCGGTCGAGAAATTTTTCTTCTACGTCAGCGTCTTGCAGATGCACAGGTGTTTGGTCTCAGTGACCAAGATCCAATTGTAAAAGCCATGCGTCGCCGACTGGAGGAACGACAACTGCGCCGATCCTATCTGGAAGGGGGGCTGCGAAAGCTCGGGGTCTCAGCTTGGAGACACCCCTCATGGGTGCTGGGATTTGCCCTATCCGAACGCCGTCGCCTCAAAAAAGCGCTCAAAACCGCCTGA
- a CDS encoding sugar 3,4-ketoisomerase yields MSQYRSADLPLSDCKFIDLPKIEDARGNLTFVEGMNHIPFDIKRVYYLYDVPGGSDRGAHAHKGLHQFMIAMSGSFDVVLDDGVNEKRFHLNRSYFGIYICPMMWRYLDNFSSGAVCMVMASAPYDEGDYIRDYGAFRQAVGVK; encoded by the coding sequence ATGTCACAATACCGGAGTGCGGATTTGCCCCTCAGCGACTGCAAATTTATAGACCTGCCCAAGATCGAAGATGCCCGCGGCAACCTGACATTTGTCGAGGGGATGAACCACATCCCGTTTGATATCAAACGGGTCTACTACCTTTATGATGTGCCGGGCGGATCCGATCGCGGTGCCCATGCTCATAAGGGTCTACACCAGTTCATGATTGCAATGTCGGGCAGCTTTGACGTGGTTCTGGATGACGGGGTCAATGAAAAACGCTTCCATCTCAACCGCTCCTATTTCGGCATCTATATCTGCCCGATGATGTGGCGCTATCTCGACAATTTCTCGTCGGGCGCGGTCTGCATGGTCATGGCCTCCGCGCCCTATGACGAGGGGGATTATATCCGCGATTACGGCGCATTCCGCCAAGCGGTCGGCGTCAAATGA
- a CDS encoding DegT/DnrJ/EryC1/StrS family aminotransferase: MQVPFLDLKAAYDELAEQSEPKMLESLRSGWYILGPEVSRFEQDFASYCEVSHALGVANGLDALRLALVALDIGPGDRVLVPSNTYIATWLAVSQCGAIPVPVEPDPATHNITAEGIRAAMVPGTKAVIPVHLYGQPANMTAIMATARDLGLKVIEDAAQAHGACWDGHRIGGAGDIVCWSFYPGKNLGALGDGGALTTNCDTLAERLTLLRNYGSREKYRNEIAGFNSRLDPVQASFLSVKLAVLDDWNARRATIAARYLSELDGLGLTLPYVAAKADPAWHLFVVRHPERDRLAADLAQTGVQTLVHYPIPPHAQAAYGDMGLTDEALPLAATLAREVLSLPIGPHLNTAQIDHVIKSLRQLA, from the coding sequence ATGCAGGTCCCCTTCCTCGACCTGAAGGCCGCGTATGATGAGCTGGCAGAGCAGAGTGAACCGAAGATGCTGGAGAGCCTGCGATCTGGCTGGTATATTCTCGGCCCTGAGGTTTCCAGGTTTGAGCAGGATTTTGCCAGCTACTGCGAGGTCTCGCACGCTCTTGGCGTGGCCAACGGCCTGGATGCCCTGAGACTCGCCCTGGTGGCGCTTGACATCGGGCCGGGCGACCGTGTCCTCGTCCCCTCCAACACCTATATCGCCACCTGGCTCGCGGTTTCCCAATGTGGCGCAATCCCGGTTCCGGTGGAGCCTGATCCCGCGACCCACAATATCACCGCCGAGGGTATTCGGGCCGCCATGGTCCCCGGAACCAAGGCCGTCATACCTGTCCACCTATACGGGCAACCTGCGAATATGACCGCCATCATGGCAACCGCGCGTGATCTCGGGCTGAAGGTCATCGAAGACGCCGCTCAAGCGCATGGCGCCTGCTGGGATGGACACCGCATCGGCGGTGCCGGCGATATCGTCTGCTGGAGCTTCTATCCGGGCAAGAACCTCGGCGCGTTGGGGGACGGCGGTGCGCTCACCACCAATTGCGACACTCTGGCAGAGCGGCTGACGCTGCTGCGGAATTACGGCTCGCGGGAGAAATACCGCAATGAGATCGCAGGCTTCAACAGCCGCCTTGATCCGGTTCAGGCCTCCTTTCTGTCGGTCAAGCTTGCGGTGCTGGACGACTGGAATGCGAGGCGCGCGACGATCGCAGCCCGCTATCTGTCGGAGCTGGATGGACTGGGCCTGACTCTGCCGTATGTCGCCGCAAAGGCCGATCCAGCCTGGCATCTGTTCGTGGTGCGTCACCCGGAGCGGGACCGGCTAGCCGCCGATCTGGCGCAGACCGGCGTTCAAACGCTGGTGCATTACCCTATCCCACCGCATGCTCAGGCGGCCTACGGCGATATGGGCCTGACGGATGAGGCGCTGCCGCTGGCGGCGACCTTGGCACGGGAAGTGCTTAGCCTGCCTATCGGCCCGCATCTGAACACCGCGCAGATCGATCATGTGATCAAGAGCCTCAGACAGCTGGCCTGA
- a CDS encoding SDR family NAD(P)-dependent oxidoreductase, whose amino-acid sequence MKKNILIVGGSSGVGLELARHYACEGHRVTIAGRVDPGCAGVQFHALSITDDVADLTAQLDELVMRVGDVQTLVYCAGFLQRGSIATLEDGALSQMANVGLLAPMMLIQRLVRQASGPLKLMLVTSSSQYKPQPEMPAYCATKAGLGMLGAALVRGEGIGKVLVVAPSGIQTKFWAGSDTDTSTMLEPGWVAQQIVALSSGAFKYKYAKLLRQPSSVEVVEHLDNDFLPINP is encoded by the coding sequence TTGAAAAAGAACATTCTGATCGTTGGAGGCTCTTCGGGGGTTGGTTTGGAATTGGCCCGACACTATGCCTGCGAGGGGCATCGTGTCACGATTGCTGGCCGTGTTGATCCGGGGTGCGCTGGCGTTCAGTTTCACGCGCTATCGATCACCGATGATGTTGCAGACTTAACCGCGCAGCTTGACGAACTGGTCATGCGGGTTGGGGATGTGCAGACATTGGTCTACTGCGCCGGATTTTTGCAGCGTGGATCAATTGCTACTCTGGAGGATGGGGCGCTTTCACAGATGGCGAATGTCGGGCTGCTTGCACCGATGATGTTGATTCAGCGCCTCGTGCGTCAGGCCTCGGGGCCGCTCAAGCTGATGTTGGTGACCTCCAGCTCACAATATAAACCGCAGCCCGAAATGCCCGCTTACTGCGCGACCAAGGCTGGCTTGGGTATGCTGGGCGCAGCGCTGGTCCGGGGCGAGGGGATTGGCAAGGTGCTGGTTGTTGCGCCCTCAGGTATTCAAACGAAGTTCTGGGCGGGCAGTGACACGGATACGTCGACCATGTTGGAACCCGGTTGGGTCGCGCAGCAGATCGTTGCCCTTTCCAGTGGTGCGTTCAAATACAAATACGCCAAGCTGCTACGCCAGCCTTCCAGCGTGGAGGTGGTCGAGCACCTGGACAATGATTTCCTGCCGATCAATCCCTGA